A genomic stretch from Coffea arabica cultivar ET-39 chromosome 10c, Coffea Arabica ET-39 HiFi, whole genome shotgun sequence includes:
- the LOC113714903 gene encoding F-box protein 7-like — MTSDYANVAAELEAASRMRAAQFFVTQRPWLDLYGVNIRPVAPFGSASSKPVVDPALIHRALPDELIFEIFSKMTPYTLGRAACVCRKWRYTIRNPVFWRNACLRAWQVTGVAENYKILQSKYDGSWRRMWLSRPRVRTDGLYVSRNTYIRAGVAEWKITKPVHIVCYYRYLRFYPSGRFLYKNSSQKVKEVAKYMNFRSTKGDCVFGGHYTLSEDKVEAAFLYPGLRPTVWRIRLRLRGTIAGANNRMDLLALVTSGVSDTEVTGPDEDILGVVERWEEDETHNPDVPAITHKRGLTPFVFIPFEEVETSVLNLPVERMDYYVPG; from the exons ATGACTTCTG ATTATGCAAATGTAGCAGCAGAGCTTGAAGCAGCTTCAAGAATGAGGGCTGCTCAATTTTTTGTGACACAAAGGCCGTGGCTTG ATCTTTATGGGGTTAACATTCGGCCGGTGGCTCCTTTTGGTAGTGCAAGCAGTAAACCAGTAGTTGATCCAGCACTGATTCACCGTGCCTTGCCTGATGAGCTGATTTTTGAG attttttcaaaaatgacTCCATACACCCTAGGAAGGGCAGCTTGTGTTTGTCGAAAGTGGAGATACACCATTCGTAACCCAGTTTTTTGGCGCAATGCGTGCCTTAGGGCTTGGCAG GTTACTGGAGTAGCTGAAAATTATAAGATTCTTCAGTCAAAATATGATGGTTCATGGAGAAGAATGTGGCTATCAAGACCCAGGGTCAGAACAGATG GTCTGTATGTAAGTAGAAATACCTATATTCGTGCTGGGGTTGCTGAATGGAAGATTACCAAGCCAGTTCACATT GTGTGCTATTACCGTTACTTGAGATTTTATCCTTCAGGCAGATTTCTGTACAAG AATTCATCACAGAAAGTGAAGGAGGTGGCGAAATACATGAACTTCCGTTCTACAAAAGGCGATTGTGTATTTGGTGGTCATTATACATTGTCAGAGGACAAG GTTGAAGCTGCTTTTCTGTATCCTGGTTTGCGCCCTACTGTGTGGAGAATTCGGTTGAG GTTAAGGGGAACGATAGCAGGTGCTAATAATCGGATGGATTTACTGGCACTTGTTACCAGTGGCGTAAGTGATACTGAGGTTACTGGCCCTGATGAAGACATTCTTGGCGTTGTTGAAAGGTGGGAGGAAGATGAGACACATAACCCAGACGTTCCAGCAATTACGCACAAGAGGGGTCTGACACCTTTTGTCTTCATTCCATTTGAGGAG GTGGAAACATCAGTTCTGAACCTGCCGGTGGAAAGGATGGACTATTATGTACCGGGCTGA
- the LOC113713726 gene encoding acetyltransferase At1g77540-like: protein MAATTTRAKPEAQKIVWNEKDRKFETEDKEAYLQYQLRNGGKVMDIIHTYVPSSKRGLGLAGHLCVAALSHAQSNSLSVIPTCSYVSDTFLPRNSSWDSVVYKEELKSSI from the exons ATGGCAGCAACAACAACAAGAGCAAAGCCTGAAGCACAAAAgatagtgtggaatgagaaagaCCGAAAATTTGAGACAGAGGATAAAGAAGCATACTTGCAGTACCAGCTCAGAAATGGGGGAAAAGTTATGGACATCATCCATACTTATGTTCCTTCTAGCAAGAGGGGTTTAGGCCTTGCTGGCCACCTCTGTGTGGCTGCTCTCTCTCATGCTCAATCCAATTCTCTTTCAGTCATTCCCACCTGCTCTTATGTCTCC GATACTTTTCTTCCCCGAAACTCATCATGGGATTCTGTTGTGTACAAAGAAGAGCTCAAGTCTTCTATATGA